The proteins below come from a single Plantactinospora sp. KBS50 genomic window:
- a CDS encoding CaiB/BaiF CoA-transferase family protein, which produces MKPTEPAAPNSVNPHGTTSNGSTPGPLAGILVADFSRVLAGPYATMLLADLGATVVKVESPAGDDTRRWGPPWHDGVSTYYQSINRNKRSVVLDLRTDHGRAYARRLAARADVLVQNFRPGGATRLGLGHSELSRINPALVYCSITGYGPDADPALPAYDLVVQAVSGMMSLTGPDPQTPSKAGIPISDVLAGLHAAIGVLAALHHRESSGTGQHIEVSLLGSTLSGMVNFAGGYALGGHVARGMGIRHPSICPYEPFPTADRELIVAAGNDRQFAALCRCVGRPELAADERFATNAARVANRAELFEILAARLAERGADAWTTLLGRAGVPCGPINDIAQGMSLAADLGLQPVRDVAGSRQVASPFRLSATPVTYRCAPPGLGADTTDVLAWLDSMADGPLAD; this is translated from the coding sequence GTGAAGCCGACCGAGCCCGCCGCCCCGAACAGCGTCAACCCCCACGGCACCACCTCGAACGGCAGCACACCCGGCCCGCTGGCCGGGATCCTGGTGGCCGACTTCTCCCGGGTGCTCGCCGGGCCGTACGCGACCATGCTGCTGGCCGACCTCGGCGCCACCGTCGTTAAGGTCGAGTCGCCGGCCGGGGACGACACCCGACGCTGGGGGCCGCCCTGGCATGACGGGGTCAGCACCTACTACCAGTCGATCAACCGCAACAAGCGCAGCGTCGTGCTGGACCTGCGCACCGACCACGGGCGTGCCTACGCCCGTCGGCTCGCCGCCCGGGCGGACGTACTGGTGCAGAACTTCCGCCCGGGCGGTGCGACCCGGCTCGGCCTGGGCCACTCCGAGCTGAGCCGGATCAACCCGGCCCTGGTCTACTGCTCGATCACCGGGTACGGCCCGGACGCCGACCCGGCGCTGCCGGCCTACGACCTGGTCGTCCAGGCGGTGTCCGGGATGATGAGCCTGACCGGCCCCGACCCGCAGACCCCCAGCAAGGCGGGCATCCCGATCAGCGACGTGCTGGCCGGGCTGCACGCCGCGATCGGCGTGCTGGCCGCGCTGCACCACCGGGAGAGCAGCGGCACCGGCCAGCACATCGAGGTCAGCCTGCTCGGCTCCACCCTGTCCGGGATGGTCAACTTCGCCGGCGGGTACGCCCTCGGCGGGCACGTCGCCCGGGGGATGGGAATCCGGCACCCGAGCATCTGCCCGTACGAGCCGTTCCCGACCGCCGACCGGGAGCTGATCGTGGCCGCCGGCAACGACCGGCAGTTCGCCGCGCTGTGTCGCTGCGTCGGCCGGCCGGAGCTGGCCGCCGACGAGCGCTTCGCGACCAACGCCGCCCGGGTGGCCAACCGGGCGGAACTGTTCGAGATCCTGGCCGCCCGGCTCGCCGAGCGCGGTGCCGACGCCTGGACCACCCTGCTCGGCCGGGCCGGTGTGCCCTGTGGACCGATCAACGACATCGCCCAGGGCATGTCGCTGGCGGCCGACCTCGGCCTGCAACCGGTGCGGGACGTGGCCGGCAGCCGCCAGGTCGCCAGCCCGTTCCGGCTCTCCGCCACGCCGGTGACGTACCGCTGCGCCCCGCCCGGCCTGGGCGCCGACACCACGGACGTGCTGGCGTGGCTCGATTCCATGGCCGACGGTCCGCTCGCGGACTGA